One region of Bubalus kerabau isolate K-KA32 ecotype Philippines breed swamp buffalo chromosome 6, PCC_UOA_SB_1v2, whole genome shotgun sequence genomic DNA includes:
- the PSMD4 gene encoding 26S proteasome non-ATPase regulatory subunit 4 isoform X1 encodes MVLESTMVCVDNSEYMRNGDFLPTRLQAQQDAVNIVCHSKTRSNPENNVGLITLANDCEVLTTLTPDTGRILSKLHTVQPKGKITFCTGIRVAHLALKHRQGKNHKMRIIAFVGSPVEDNEKDLVKLAKRLKKEKVNVDIINFGEEEVNTEKLTAFVNTLNGKDGTGSHLVTVPPGPSLADALISSPILAGEGGAMLGLGASDFEFGVDPSADPELALALRVSMEEQRQRQEEEARRAAAASAAEAGIATAGTEGERDSDDALLKMTISQQEFGRTGLPDLSSMTEEEQIAYAMQMSLQGAEFGQAESADMDASSAMDTSEPTKEEDDYDVMQDPEFLQSVLENLPGVDPNNEAIRNAMGSLASQATKDGKKDKKEEDKK; translated from the exons ATGGTGTTGGAAAGCACTATGGTTTG CGTGGACAACAGTGAGTACATGCGGAATGGGGACTTCTTACCCACCCGGCTGCAGGCCCAACAGGATGCTGTCAATATAGTCTGTCACTCCAAGACCCGCAGCAACCCTGAGAACAACGTGGGCCTCATCACACTGGCCAA TGACTGTGAAGTGCTGACCACGCTCACCCCAGACACTGGCCGCATCCTGTCTAAGCTTCACACTGTCCAGCCCAAGGGCAAGATCACCTTCTGCACTGGCATCCGTGTGGCCCAC CTGGCCTTGAAGCATCGGCAGGGCAAGAATCACAAGATGCGAATCATTGCCTTTGTGGGAAGCCCTGTGGAGGATAATGAGAAGGAT CTGGTGAAACTGGCTAAACGCCTCAAGAAGGAGAAAGTAAATGTTGACATTATCAATTTTGGGGAAGAG GAGGTAAACACAGAAAAGCTGACCGCTTTTGTAAACACATTGAATGGCAAAGACGGAACCGGTTCTCACCTGGTGACAGTGCCTCCTGGGCCCAGCTTGGCTGATGCCCTCATCAGCTCGCCCATTCTGGCTGGGGAAGGTGGTGCCATGCTGGGTCTTGGTGCCAGTGACTTTGAATTTGGAGTGGATCCCAGCGCTGATCCTGAGCTGGCCCTG GCCCTGCGTGTTTCTATGGAAGAGCAGCGGCAGCGGCAAGAGGAAGAGGCACGGCGGGCAGCTGCCGCCTCTGCCGCTGAGGCCGGGATTGCCACGGCTGGgactgaaggtgaaagag ACTCGGACGATGCCCTGCTGAAGATGACCATCAGCCAGCAGGAGTTTGGCCGCACTGGGCTGCCTGACCTAAGCAGTATGACTGAGGAGGAGCAGATTGCTTATGCCATGCAGATGTCCCTCCAGGGTGCAG AGTTTGGCCAGGCAGAGTCAGCCGACATGGACGCCAGTTCAGCCATGGACACATCTGAGCCCACCAAG GAGGAGGATGATTATGACGTGATGCAGGACCCCGAATTCCTCCAGAGTGTCTTGGAGAACCTTCCGGGCGTGGATCCCAATAACGAGGCCATTCGAAATGCTATGGGCTCCCTGGCCTCCCAGGCCACCAAAGACGGCAAGAAGGACAAGAAGGAGGAGGACAAGAAGTGA
- the PSMD4 gene encoding 26S proteasome non-ATPase regulatory subunit 4 isoform X2, translated as MVLESTMVCVDNSEYMRNGDFLPTRLQAQQDAVNIVCHSKTRSNPENNVGLITLANDCEVLTTLTPDTGRILSKLHTVQPKGKITFCTGIRVAHLALKHRQGKNHKMRIIAFVGSPVEDNEKDLVKLAKRLKKEKVNVDIINFGEEEVNTEKLTAFVNTLNGKDGTGSHLVTVPPGPSLADALISSPILAGEGGAMLGLGASDFEFGVDPSADPELALALRVSMEEQRQRQEEEARRAAAASAAEAGIATAGTEDSDDALLKMTISQQEFGRTGLPDLSSMTEEEQIAYAMQMSLQGAEFGQAESADMDASSAMDTSEPTKEEDDYDVMQDPEFLQSVLENLPGVDPNNEAIRNAMGSLASQATKDGKKDKKEEDKK; from the exons ATGGTGTTGGAAAGCACTATGGTTTG CGTGGACAACAGTGAGTACATGCGGAATGGGGACTTCTTACCCACCCGGCTGCAGGCCCAACAGGATGCTGTCAATATAGTCTGTCACTCCAAGACCCGCAGCAACCCTGAGAACAACGTGGGCCTCATCACACTGGCCAA TGACTGTGAAGTGCTGACCACGCTCACCCCAGACACTGGCCGCATCCTGTCTAAGCTTCACACTGTCCAGCCCAAGGGCAAGATCACCTTCTGCACTGGCATCCGTGTGGCCCAC CTGGCCTTGAAGCATCGGCAGGGCAAGAATCACAAGATGCGAATCATTGCCTTTGTGGGAAGCCCTGTGGAGGATAATGAGAAGGAT CTGGTGAAACTGGCTAAACGCCTCAAGAAGGAGAAAGTAAATGTTGACATTATCAATTTTGGGGAAGAG GAGGTAAACACAGAAAAGCTGACCGCTTTTGTAAACACATTGAATGGCAAAGACGGAACCGGTTCTCACCTGGTGACAGTGCCTCCTGGGCCCAGCTTGGCTGATGCCCTCATCAGCTCGCCCATTCTGGCTGGGGAAGGTGGTGCCATGCTGGGTCTTGGTGCCAGTGACTTTGAATTTGGAGTGGATCCCAGCGCTGATCCTGAGCTGGCCCTG GCCCTGCGTGTTTCTATGGAAGAGCAGCGGCAGCGGCAAGAGGAAGAGGCACGGCGGGCAGCTGCCGCCTCTGCCGCTGAGGCCGGGATTGCCACGGCTGGgactgaag ACTCGGACGATGCCCTGCTGAAGATGACCATCAGCCAGCAGGAGTTTGGCCGCACTGGGCTGCCTGACCTAAGCAGTATGACTGAGGAGGAGCAGATTGCTTATGCCATGCAGATGTCCCTCCAGGGTGCAG AGTTTGGCCAGGCAGAGTCAGCCGACATGGACGCCAGTTCAGCCATGGACACATCTGAGCCCACCAAG GAGGAGGATGATTATGACGTGATGCAGGACCCCGAATTCCTCCAGAGTGTCTTGGAGAACCTTCCGGGCGTGGATCCCAATAACGAGGCCATTCGAAATGCTATGGGCTCCCTGGCCTCCCAGGCCACCAAAGACGGCAAGAAGGACAAGAAGGAGGAGGACAAGAAGTGA